One genomic segment of Sminthopsis crassicaudata isolate SCR6 chromosome 4, ASM4859323v1, whole genome shotgun sequence includes these proteins:
- the CHD3 gene encoding chromodomain-helicase-DNA-binding protein 3 isoform X7 — MASSLRDEEEEEEEMVVSEEEEEEEEEEGEEEVEAADEDYEEEDDEGVVGRGPPGHDRDRGRGRHSPPSCHLFPPPPPPPPPPPPPPDEDEIGLPPSALGVKKRKRGPRKQKENKPGKPRKRKKLDSEEEFGSERDDYREKSESGGSEYGTGPGRKRRRKHREKKEKKTKRRKKGEGDGCQKVEQKSSAMLLLTWGLEDVEHVFSEEDYHTLTNYKAFSQFMRPLIAKKNPKIPMSKMMTILGAKWREFSANNPFKGSAAAVAAAAAAAAAAVAEQVSSAVSSITNTVPPGPLPPPADVQPPPIRRAKTKEGKGPGHKRRSKSPRVPDGRKKLRGKKMAPLKIKLGLLGGKRKKGGSYVFQSDEGPEPEAEESDLESGSIHSASGRPDGTTRTKKLKRGRPGRKKKKVLGCPAVAGEEEVDGYETDHQDYCEVCQQGGEIILCDTCPRAYHLVCLDPELDRAPEGKWSCPHCEKEGVQWEAKEEEEEYEEEGEEEGEKEEEDDHMEYCRVCKDGGELLCCDACISSYHIHCLNPPLPDIPNGEWLCPRCTCPVLKGRVQKILYWRWGEPPVAAPAPQLAEGSDIQVPRPLQGRSEREFFVKWVGLSYWHCSWAKELQLEIFHLVMYRNYQRKNDMDEPPPLDYGSGEDDGKSDKRKSKDPHYAEMEEKFYRFGIKPEWMTVHRIINHSMDKKGNYHYLVKWRDLPYDQSTWEEDEMNIPEYDAHKNSYWRHRELIMGEDPAQPRKYKKKKKELLGDGPPTSPTNDPTVKYENQPRFITATGGTLHLYQLEGLNWLRFSWAQGTDTILADEMGLGKTIQTIVFLYSLYKEGHTKGPFLVSAPLSTIINWEREFQMWAPKFYVVTYTGDKDSRAIIRENEFSFEDNAIKGGKKAFKMRREAQVKFHVLLTSYELITIDQAALGSIRWACLVVDEAHRLKNNQSKFFRVLNGYKIDHKLLLTGTPLQNNLEELFHLLNFLTPERFNNLEGFLEEFADISKEDQIKKLHDLLGPHMLRRLKADVFKNMPAKTELIVRVELSPMQKKYYKYILTRNFEALNSRGGGNQVSLLNIMMDLKKCCNHPYLFPVAAMESPKLPSGAYEGGALIKSSGKLMLLQKMLRKLKEQGHRVLIFSQMTKMLDLLEDFLDYEGYKYERIDGGITGALRQEAIDRFNAPGAQQFCFLLSTRAGGLGINLATADTVIIFDSDWNPHNDIQAFSRAHRIGQANKVMIYRFVTRASVEERITQVAKRKMMLTHLVVRPGLGSKAGSMSKQELDDILKFGTEELFKDENEGENKEEDSSVIHYDNEAIARLLDRNQDATEDTDVQNMNEYLSSFKVAQYVVREEDKIEEIEREIIKQEENVDPDYWEKLLRHHYEQQQEDLARNLGKGKRVRKQVNYNDAAQEDQDNQSEYSVGSEEEDEDFDERPEGRRQSKRQLRNEKDKPLPPLLARVGGNIEVLGFNTRQRKAFLNAVMRWGMPPQDAFTSQWLVRDLRGKTEKEFKAYVSLFMRHLCEPGADGSETFADGVPREGLSRQQVLTRIGVMSLVKKKVQEFEHINGRWSMPELMPDPSADSKRSSRASSPTKTSPTTPEASAANSPCTSKPATPTPSEKGDETRILPEKDESDNPDEKPDKDKKGGEKMEVESDAPSPAPSPGEPRRIILGDEESGVPGELETEPGSRGDKEKPEENKGEREPRLGPSRDELRSSGRREEKTEKPRFMFNIADGGFTELHTLWQNEERAAISSGKLNEIWHRRHDYWLLAGIVLHGYARWQDIQNDAQFAIINEPFKTEANKGNFLEMKNKFLARRFKLLEQALVIEEQLRRAAYLNLSQEPAHPAMALHARFAEAECLAESHQHLSKESLAGNKPANAVLHKGKGRGGPARGRAHNAATLDLWTDYLNL, encoded by the exons ATGGCTTCCTCTCTGagggacgaggaggaggaggaggaggagatggtagtgtctgaggaggaagaagaggaggaggaagaagagggcgAAGAGGAGGTGGAGGCGGCGGATGAGGACTACGAAGAGGAAGACGACGAGGGAGTTGTCGGACGCGGGCCGCCGGGGCACGACCGGGACCGGGGCCGCGGCCGCCACAGTCCCCCCAGCTGCCACCTCTTCCCGCcaccgcccccgcccccgccgccCCCGCCCCCACCGCCAG ATGAAGATGAAATTGGACTCCCACCTTCAGCTCTTGGAGTGAAGAAGAGAAAACGAGGACCCAGAAAACAGAAGGAGAACAAACCAGGGAAACCACGTAAACGAAAGAAGCTT GATAGTGAAGAAGAATTTGGCTCTGAACGTGATGATTATCGGGAAAAGTCAGAGAGTGGAGGCAGTGAGTATGGTACTGGACCTGGCCGAAAACGACGTCGGAAGCACCgtgaaaagaaggagaagaagacaAAACGGcggaaaaagggggagggagatggaTGCCAGAAG GTTGAACAGAAGTCATCAGCTATGCTGCTCCTGACGTGGGGTTTAGAGGATGTAGAACATGTATTCTCTGAGGAAGATTACCACACACTAACCAACTACAAGGCCTTCAGCCAGTTCATGAG GCCCTTGATTGCTAAGAAGAACCCCAAGATTCCAATGTCTAAGATGATGACAATCCTAGGGGCCAAGTGGCGAGAATTCAGTGCCAACAACCCTTTTAAGGGTTCTGCAGCAGCTGTGGCAGCTGCAGCTGCCGCAGCTGCAGCAGCTGTAGCTGAACAGGTGTCATCTGCTGTTTCATCGATCACCAATACAGTTCCTCCTGGGCCTCTACCACCGCCTGCTGATGTCCAGCCTCCACCTATACGAAGAGCCAAAACCAAAGAAGGCAAAG GGCCTGGTCATAAGAGGCGAAGTAAGAGCCCCAGAGTGCCTGATGGCCGGAAAAAACTTCGGGGAAAGAAGATGGCACCACTCAAAATCAAACTTGGGTTGCTGGGTGgcaagaggaagaagggaggctCG TATGTTTTCCAGAGTGATGAAGGTCCTGAGCCTGAAGCTGAGGAGTCTGACCTAGAAAGTGGCAGTATCCACAGTGCCTCAGGCCGGCCTGATGGCACCACCCGAACCAAGAAACTGAAGCGGGGCAGGCCAGGACGGAAGAAGAAAAAGG TTCTGGGCTGTCCTGCAGTGGCTGGGGAAGAGGAAGTTGATGGCTATGAGACGGATCACCAGGATTACTGTGAGGTGTGCCAGCAGGGCGGGGAGATCATTCTGTGTGACACCTGCCCTAGAGCTTATCACCTTGTCTGCCTTGATCCTGAGCTTGACAGGGCTCCTGAGGGCAAGTGGAGCTGCCCTCATTGT GAAAAGGAGGGAGTACAGTGGGAAGccaaggaagaagaagaagaatatgaagaagaaggagaggaggaaggggaaaaggaggaagaagatgatcaCATGGAGTATTGCCGAGTATGCAAAGATGGAGGGGAGCTACTCTGTTGTGATGCCTGTATCTCCTCTTATCATATCCATTGCCTGAATCCTCCACTGCCAGACATTCCCAATGGTGAATGGCTATGTCCTCGATGCACG TGCCCTGTGCTGAAGGGCCGGGTACAGAAGATCTTGTATTGGAGGTGGGGGGAGCCTCCTGTGGCAGCTCCAGCCCCACAACTGGCTGAGGGATCAGACATCCAAGTTCCCCGTCCTCTCCAAGGCCGCTCTGAGCGAGAATTTTTTGTTAAGTGGGTTGGACTATCCTACTGGCACTGTTCTTGGGCGAAGGAGCTTCAG TTGGAGATTTTTCATCTGGTGATGTACCGCAACTACCAACGAAAGAATGATATGGATGAGCCTCCACCACTGGACTATGGCTCTGGAGAAGATGATGGGAAGAGTGATAAGCGAAAGAGTAAAGACCCACACTATGCTGAGATGGAGGAAAAGTTCTATCGATTTGGCATCAAACCAGAATGGATGACAGTTCACAGAATCATCAATCACAG CATGGACAAGAAGGGAAACTACCACTATTTGGTAAAATGGAGAGACCTGCCATATGACCAGTCAACTTGGGAGGAAGATGAAATGAACATTCCTGAATATGATGCCCACAAAAACAGCTACTGGAGGCACCG GGAGCTAATCATGGGGGAGGATCCTGCTCAGCCTcgcaaatataagaaaaagaaaaaggagcttCTGGGAGATGGCCCTCCTACCTCTCCAACCAATGAT CCTACAGTGAAGTATGAGAACCAGCCACGGTTCATCACAGCCACAGGGGGCACACTGCATTTATACCAGCTGGAGGGACTAAATTGGCTACGATTCTCATGGGCACAGGGCACTGACACCATTCTTGCTGATGAGATGGGCCTGGGCAAGACCATTCAAACCATCGTCTTCCTTTACTCCCTTTATAAGGAG ggccacacaaaAGGTCCATTCCTGGTGAGTGCTCCACTCTCAACCATCATTAATTGGGAACGGGAGTTCCAGATGTGGGCCCCCAAGTTCTATGTGGTGACATACACTGGGGACAAGGACAGCCGTGCCATTATCCGAGAGAATGAATTCTCCTTTGAAGATAATGCTATCAAGGGTGggaaaaaggcttttaaaatgaGG AGGGAGGCACAGGTGAAGTTCCACGTTCTTCTGACATCATATGAATTGATCACCATTGACCAAGCAGCACTTGGCTCCATTCGTTGGGCCTGCCTTGTGGTAGATGAGGCTCACCGGCTCAAGAATAACCAGTCCAAG TTCTTTAGAGTGCTGAATGGCTACAAGATTGATCATAAATTGCTGCTGACAGGAACCCCCCTTCAGAACAATCTGGAGGAGCTCTTTCACTTGCTTAACTTCCTTACCCCAGAAAGATTTAA CAACTTGGAAGGTTTTCTGGAGGAGTTTGCTGACATCTCCAAAGAGGACCAAATCAAGAAACTACATGACCTTCTGGGGCCACATATGCTTCGGAGGCTCAAGGCTGATGTTTTCAAGAATATGCCAGCTAAGACAGAGCTCATTGTTAGGGTGGAGCTCAGCCCCATGCAGAA gaaatattacaaatatatctTGACTCGGAATTTTGAGGCATTGAATTCTCGAGGTGGTGGAAACCAAGTGTCACTGCTCAACATTATGATGGATCTAAAGAAGTGCTGCAACCATCCCTACCTCTTCCCTGTGGCTGCTATG GAGTCCCCCAAACTACCCAGTGGGGCATATGAGGGTGGGGCTCTTATCAAGTCATCAGGGAAGCTGATGCTGTTACAAAAAATGCTTCGTAAACTGAAGGAACAGGGCCACCGAGTGCTCATTTTCTCCCAG aTGACCAAGATGTTGGATTTGTTAGAGGACTTTTTAGATTATGAGGGTTACAAGTATGAACGGATTGATGGAGGCATCACTGGAGCACTAAGGCAGGAAGCTATTGACCGATTCAATG CTCCTGGGGCCCAGCAGTTCTGCTTTCTTCTGTCCACAAGAGCTGGGGGTTTAGGCATCAATCTAGCCACAGCTGATACAGTCATTATCTTCGACTCTGACTGGAATCCCCACAATGATATCCAG GCGTTTAGCCGAGCTCACCGGATTGGTCAGGCCAATAAAGTGATGATTTACCGGTTTGTGACACGAGCTTCAGTAGAGGAGCGGATTACCCAGGTGGCCAAAAGGAAGATGATGCTGACACACCTAGTTGTAAGGCCTGGGTTAGGCTCTAAGGCAGGTTCAATGTCCAAACAAGAGCTTGATGATATCCTCAAATTTGGCACAGAGGAGCTGTTTAAGGATGAAAATGAAG gagaaaacaaagaagaagataGTAGTGTGATCCACTATGACAATGAGGCCATTGCACGACTACTAGATCGGAACCAGGATGCAACTGAAGACACTGATGTCCAGAACATGAATGAGTATCTCAGCTCCTTCAAAGTAGCACAGTATGTGGTTCGTGAAGAAGACAAG aTAGAGGAGATAGAGCGAGAGATCATCAAGCAGGAAGAAAATGTGGACCCTGATTATTGGGAGAAGTTGCTTCGACATCACTATGAACAGCAGCAGGAGGACCTAGCCCGAAACCTTGGCAAGGGTAAACGTGTTCGGAAACAAGTCAACTATAatgatgctgcacaagaagacCAAG ACAACCAGTCTGAATATTCAGTGGGATcagaggaagaggatgaggacTTTGATGAACGACCTGAAG GACGTCGTCAGTCAAAGAGGCAACTACGTAATGAGAAAGATAAACCCCTTCCTCCACTGTTAGCTCGAGTTGGGGGCAACATTGAG GTGTTGGGGTTCAATACCCGTCAACGCAAGGCCTTCCTGAATGCAGTAATGCGCTGGGGGATGCCACCACAAGATGCCTTCACATCTCAGTGGCTGGTACGGGACCTGAGGGGCAAAACCGAAAAAGAATTCAA GGCTTATGTTTCTTTGTTCATGCGACATCTCTGTGAGCCTGGGGCAGATGGCTCTGAGACCTTTGCTGATGGTGTTCCTCGGGAAGGGCTAAGCCGACAGCAAGTGTTGACCCGAATTGGAGTCATGTCCCTTGTTAAGAAGAAG GTGCAGGAGTTTGAACATATCAATGGGCGATGGTCAATGCCAGAGTTGATGCCTGACCCTAGTGCTGATTCTAAACGTTCATCCCGAGCATCATCCCCTACCAAGACATCTCCTACCACCCCTGAGGCTTCTGCAGCCAATAGTCCCTGCACATCCAAACCTg CTACTCCAACCCCAAGTGAGAAAGGagatgaaacaaggatacttCCTGAAAAGGATGAATCTGACAACCCAGATGAAAAGCCAGATAAAGacaagaaaggaggggaaaagatggaggTAGAG TCTGATGCCCCCAGCCCAGCCCCTTCACCAGGAGAACCAAGGAGGATAATTCTAGGGGATGAAGAGTCTGGAGTCCCTGGAGAGTTGGAAACGGAACCAGGAAGTCGAGGAGACAAGGAGAAACCAG AAGAGAATAAGGGAGAAAGGGAACCACGATTAGGACCATCCCGAGATGAGCTCCGATCCAGTGGACGTcgagaagagaaaacagagaaaccACGGTTCATGTTTAATATTGCAGATGGTGGCTTTACAG AGCTTCATACACTATGGCAGAATGAGGAACGGGCAGCTATCTCCTCTGGTAAACTCAATGAAATCTGGCACCGGAGGCATGACTACTGGCTGCTGGCTGGGATTGTCCT CCATGGCTATGCTCGGTGGCAGGACATCCAAAATGATGCCCAGTTTGCCATCATTAATGAGCCATTTAAAACTGAGGCCAACAAGGGAAACTTCCTGGAAATGAAAAACAAGTTCCTAGCCCGGAGGTTCAAG CTCCTGGAGCAGGCGCTGGTGATTGAGGAGCAGCTTCGGCGGGCGGCCTACCTGAACCTGTCGCAGGAGCCGGCGCACCCCGCCATGGCCCTCCACGCCCGCTTCGCCGAGGCCGAGTGCCTGGCTGAGAGCCACCAGCACCTCTCCAAGGAGTCGCTGGCGGGGAACAAGCCGGCCAACGCAGTCCTGCACAAGGGTAAGGGCCGCGGCGGCCCCGCGCGGGGGAGGGCCCACAACGCTGC GACCCTTGATTTATGGACCGATTACTTGAACCTGTAA